GCTCGCCGCCGGCGGTCTGGCGCTGATCGGCTTCGGCGCCTCCACCGGCGACGGCAGCGGCCGGATGCCGGTCGCGCTCGGGGCCTTCCTGACCCTGATCGGCGTGTTCGTCCTGCTGCCGCTGCTCTCCCGCCCGGTCATCGCCCTGGTCGGCCCGGTGCTGCGCAAGCTGGCCGGCACCCCGGGCAAGCTCGCCCAGCAGAACGCCGTCCGCAACCCGCGCCGCACCGCTTCCACCGCCGCCGCGCTCACCATCGGCCTGACCCTGGTCAGCGGCCTGACCGTGCTGGGCGCCTCGGTCGGCGGCGCGATCGACAAGGCCGTCACCAGCTCGATGAAGGCCGACTACATCGTGTCGGCCGCCAACAGCATGAACCTGTCCGACCAGGTGGCCGCGCAGATCGCCAAGGCCCCCGGGGTGGTCGCCTCCTCGCCGCTGACCTCCGCCTACTGGGAGCTCAACGGCACCAGCAAGGCGATCAGCGGTCTGAACGCGGACTCCTTCGACCAGCTCGCCGAGGTCAAGCTGACCAGCGGCTCCACCTCCGCACTCGGCAAGGGCCAGCTGCTGGTGGACCAGGACGTCGCCAAGAAGTTCAACGTCACCACCGGCTCGACGATGACCGTGTCCTTCCCGGACGAGTCCACCGGTCAGCTGACCGTCGGCGGCGTGTACGAGAAGGGCGGCATGCTCGGCCCGGTCGTCCTGGCCAACTCCGAGATCGCCAAGCACGACCCCAAGCCGTACGTCTCCGACGTCCTGGTCAAGGGCAAGGACGGCGCCACCGGCGCGCTCAAGCAGTCGCTCAAGGACGCCACCGGCGCCAACCCGGTGATCGAGGTCAAGTCCAAGCAGGAAGTCCGCGACGACTTCAGCCAGTCCATCACCTTCATCCTGAACCTGATGTACGGCCTGCTGGCGATGTCCGTGCTGGTCGCGATCCTCGGCGTGATCAACACGCTGGCGATGTCGGTCTTCGAGCGCAAGCGCGAGATCGGGATGCTGCGGGCGATCGGCCTGGACCGCCGGGGCATCAAGCGGATGGTCCGTCTGGAGTCCGTGGTGATCTCGCTGTTCGGCGCCGGCATCGGCCTGCTGCTGGGCTGCTTCATCGCCTGGGCGATCAACGGCACCCTGAAGTCCAGCCTGGCCGGTCTGACCACCGTGGTGCCGTACGGCCAGCTGGCGCTGTTCCTGGCCCTGGCCGGGGTGGTCGGCCTGGTGGCCGCGCTCTGGCCGGCCCGCCGGGCGTCCAGGCTGGACATCCTGTCGAGCATCAAGACCGACTGAGCCCCGGGCACAGAGAGAGCCCCTGCCGGAGTTCCGGCAGGGGCTCTTCTACTGCTGTACTCCGCCCGGTCGCACGGCCGGCTGAGCACCACGGAGGTCGTGGTCCGGCAACGCTGCCGGGCGGAGGGCCTCCGACTCATACCCCGGCGCTCCCACACCGGGGTCTCAGTCGCTTACTTGCTCGCGAGTTCCTTGTCGGCGGCCGGCTTGACGGCCTCGACGGGCTTGGTGGGCGGAGTGACCTCCTGGATCGGCAGCTGCGGCTTCTCCATCTGGGCGAGGCCGACCATCTCGCGCTTGAGGAACATCGCGAGCGTCCAGTCGGTGAAGACCCGGACCTTGCGGTTGAAGGTCGGGACCATCGCGCCGTGGTACAGGCGGTGGAACCACCAGGCCGGACGGCCCTTCAGCTTGTACTTGCCGAAGAGGATCGCGACGCCCTTGTGCAGGCCGAGACCGGCCACCGCACCGAGGTTCTTGTGCTTGTACTCCTTCTGCGGGAAGCCCCGCATGCCGGAGATCACGTTGTCGCCGAGGACGACGGCCTGACGGCAGGCGTGCTGCGCGTTCGGCGGGCACCAGGCGCCCTCGCCGGCGGCGAGGTCCGGGACCTGGGCGTTGTCGCCGGCGGCCCAGACGTAGTCGAAGCCCTGGACCTGGAGGGTCGGCGCGGTGTCGACGTGGCCGCGCGGGCCCAGCGGCAGACCGAACTCGGACAGCACCGGGTTCGGCTTCACGCCGGCCGTCCACACGATGGTGGAGGCGTCCATCTCCAGGCCGTTCTTCAGCATGACGTGGCCGTCGACGCAGGAGTCCATGGAGGTCTCGATGTAGACCTCGATGTTGCGCTCCTCCAGCTTCTCCTTGGTCCACAGACCGAGGTCCGGGCCCATCTCGGGGAGGATGCGGTTGGCGGCCTCGACCACGACGAAGCGCATGTCGTCGCGGCTGACGGTCTTGTACAGCTTGGCCGCGTCGCGGGCCATGTCCTCGATCTCGGCGATCGTCTCGATGCCGGCGAAGCCACCGCCGATGACGACGAAGGTCAGGGCCTTGCGGCGGACCTCCTCGTCCGCGGTGGACTCGGCCTTGTCGAGCTGGGCCATGACGTGGTTGCGGAGGCCGATGGCCTCCTCGACCGTCTTCATGCCGATGCCGTTCTCCGCCAGACCCGGGATCGGGAAGGTGCGGGAGACCGAGCCGGTCGCGACGACCAGGTACTCGAAGGGCAGCTCGTAGCTGTCGCCGGCCGCCGGCTGGATGGTGGCGACCTTGCGGGCGTGGTCGATGCCGGTGACGGACCCGGTCAGCACCTCCGCCTGCTTGAGGGCGCTGCGCAGCGGCGCGACGAGGTTGCGGGGCGCGACGTTGCCGCCGGCCGCCTCGGGGAGGAAGGGCAGGTACGTCATGTACGACCGCGGGTCGACGACCGTGACGGTCGCTTCGCCGTAACGCATCTTCTTGAGGATGCGCATCGCGGCATACAGGCCGACGTAACCACCGCCGACAATGAGGATGCGAGGACGCTCCGTGGTGCTCATATCGGAAAGTATCCAGCACCGTCCGGAGCAGCCTTCGTGAGCCCGGTCACAAGCTCATGGACACCCCGTGCTACACTGCGCGGCCACAAATCCGGCCCCCGGGTGCCTGCTCACACCCCTGTGCACCCCCTCGCGAACGTGCGCCGGAGCACCACCCTGCTGAGCAGCAACGATCCGTACAGGGCCCGGGTTCCCGCAGATGATTTCGATTTTCAAACCTCAGGCGAGCCCTGAC
The genomic region above belongs to Streptomyces sp. 1331.2 and contains:
- a CDS encoding ABC transporter permease is translated as MYRTALRNVLAHKGRLLMTALAVMLGTAFVAGTMVFSDTFGKAMRDSNSKSYSDVSVQVVDRAAGSGASAKQKSESGSAALTDATVQQLAALPGTANARGVVGGFTGVADRGGNLIGEFWAAKGANFAPGQDGKDPRYPMAEGQGPTNAKEIALDRRTADKAGYKVGDTVRVAANGPVVEAKLTGIFTTDDPVVSTGGTLTLFDKATAQHLLLEPGRYSSIVLTAKPGTTDDALLAQAEPKVPSGHQFDVETGTKLKADEQDMIAKGTDTLRTVLLAFAGISLFVGIFIIANTFTMLVAQRTKELALLRAIGASRKQVTRSVLVEALAIGAVSAVAGLLAGIGIGAGMQSLMRTLNENMPQSSLVIEPATVVVTLTVGVLVTVLSALLPAMRASRIAPVAAMSSGDQPTSQKSLVVRNTIGSLLAAGGLALIGFGASTGDGSGRMPVALGAFLTLIGVFVLLPLLSRPVIALVGPVLRKLAGTPGKLAQQNAVRNPRRTASTAAALTIGLTLVSGLTVLGASVGGAIDKAVTSSMKADYIVSAANSMNLSDQVAAQIAKAPGVVASSPLTSAYWELNGTSKAISGLNADSFDQLAEVKLTSGSTSALGKGQLLVDQDVAKKFNVTTGSTMTVSFPDESTGQLTVGGVYEKGGMLGPVVLANSEIAKHDPKPYVSDVLVKGKDGATGALKQSLKDATGANPVIEVKSKQEVRDDFSQSITFILNLMYGLLAMSVLVAILGVINTLAMSVFERKREIGMLRAIGLDRRGIKRMVRLESVVISLFGAGIGLLLGCFIAWAINGTLKSSLAGLTTVVPYGQLALFLALAGVVGLVAALWPARRASRLDILSSIKTD
- a CDS encoding NAD(P)/FAD-dependent oxidoreductase codes for the protein MSTTERPRILIVGGGYVGLYAAMRILKKMRYGEATVTVVDPRSYMTYLPFLPEAAGGNVAPRNLVAPLRSALKQAEVLTGSVTGIDHARKVATIQPAAGDSYELPFEYLVVATGSVSRTFPIPGLAENGIGMKTVEEAIGLRNHVMAQLDKAESTADEEVRRKALTFVVIGGGFAGIETIAEIEDMARDAAKLYKTVSRDDMRFVVVEAANRILPEMGPDLGLWTKEKLEERNIEVYIETSMDSCVDGHVMLKNGLEMDASTIVWTAGVKPNPVLSEFGLPLGPRGHVDTAPTLQVQGFDYVWAAGDNAQVPDLAAGEGAWCPPNAQHACRQAVVLGDNVISGMRGFPQKEYKHKNLGAVAGLGLHKGVAILFGKYKLKGRPAWWFHRLYHGAMVPTFNRKVRVFTDWTLAMFLKREMVGLAQMEKPQLPIQEVTPPTKPVEAVKPAADKELASK